The window ggAGAAAGAAGAGTCAATGTATGTTGAAAATCAGCCCCACAGATTTTGGcggaaagaagaagatggaagTGGTGGGGATAGAGATGACTATCTGTGAGCACAGAcacgtttcattttttagtttatgcGGTGATGATTAGGAGAAGGCAGTTTTGTTGTTATGCAGTTATGAGTCTTGAAACAGATCAATTCCTATTCAATCAGTAGACGCATTTTACGTAAGCCAAGATGTCACAAAATTAGCACCTTCTTCCTCAAAATTACTATATCGCCCCTGCTTTTTATACCACCCTAGACAGGCAAAGAGATTAGTAGATTGCAATTGCATTGAATCGAAACATGAACTGCATCAAGAAAATGCTTTCCCAAAATATGAACATCGGAAGCTTGTAATTTCAAATTCCAATCATagtaatatactccctctgtcccaccaCTCCTTTCTAGGCACGATTTTAAAAAGTGTTTGTAATAAAGAGGAAATAGAGTACTCtttccgtcccgctttagcagtctcattgacttttccgacctctttttataaaaataataaaaaatagttaaagtggagaaatgataaagtaagagagacaataatgtagataagactattctctatattattctctctcttaatttaccatctctcgtctttaactattttttatcatttttacaaaagaggatagaaaagtcaatgggactgctaaagcgggacggagggagtataaaagaacttttgcaaaaaaaattactgtaCTACATCAATTTAGTTGTTATGAACcctaaaatgaataaagttgaTATGGACTCAGAGTTAAGAGTTTCCCTAGACGAGCTCTGGATTTAACTTATTTGGTATTGAATATCTATCTTGAGTCTTAAGAGCATGAATAACGCATAGGGGCCGGGCCGCAACTCGCGAGTCCCGGGCCGTGTTCAGCGTTGGATGGTGTTGCGGCTCGGCCCGGGCCGGTCCCGAGGACGCAGTTGCGTCCCGGGGCCTCTCCCTCCGTCACGTCCCGGCCGGCGTTATCCATGCCCGGGCCGCATCGGTTGCGGCCCGTCCCGGCGTTAATTGTGTTCGGGCCGGGCCGCAAGTCCCCaccgaattttttttttttttttttttttttttttggttttctaTTTATACACTATATTTGCTCATTTTTTGTAACTCTTTCACACAAACTCTCACTTCTCTCTCAATCCTCTAGCATTTCAAGACTTCTTGAGTTCTATGGATTGGTTTAACAGCGACCAACGCCAAATGGACGATTTCGTGAACTCCCAGAACTGGCAAGTGCCACCGACACCCGATCCAGATGCAACACCTAGTCCCGGGCCGCCTACCAATGTAGACATGGAATCGCCGGTTAGCACTGATGAGTACGATATCAGCGATATGGAGCCAGCTCCACGgaggggcaagggcaaggttGCCGATGAGGATGGGCCGAAGAAGTACAGTCCGCAGGAGACAATGTGGCTGGCCAAGAACTACGTCGACGTTTCCGAGGACGCTGTGATCGGCAACCAGCAAAGCGGCAAAGCGTTCTGGCAGCGGATTGCGGATAAGTACAACGCTGGTCGACCCGAAGGCTCGTTCGAGCGTACCTACGTGAAGCTACGCAAGCATTGGGGTCGGGTGCAGAAGGAGATTAACAAGTGGAATGGCAAGTGGACTAACGTAGTCCGGATGTGGCCGAGCGGGCACAACGAGATGGACCTTGTGGACAAGGCCAAGGCAGATTTCTTCGCTGACGGGAAGAAGCACTTCAACTAATTCGACGTTTGGAAGCTTGTCGAAAAGAGCCCGAAGTACACTGGTGGGGCTGAAGCGGCGGCGAAGAGAACCAAAGTCGCCGCCGGACACTACACTTCAAGCGAAGGAGGTCCGCCAATCGACCTCAACGTGACAGACGATGACTTCTTCCTCTCATCTCCTGGTACTGAAAGCCGTCCGATGGGCACAAAGGCGGCAAAGAGGAAAGCAAAGGGGAAGGCAACTGCGAGCTACTCCGCtatgccgccgccgccacccaaTCCTTCCTTGGACAAGATATCAGACTTTATGTCGGATATGAGTATTACGTTGCGTATGGGCCAGCTGACGGAGTTGACATCGAGGGATACCTCGAGAATGTCGGAGTACGAGCTCGAATTGCACCGTGAGATGATCGAATACCTTCGCgcacaaatgaagaaaaagtagttcatttttctaggatttgtaattttcttgtttctaggtttggtaattttctttctctaggattggtaaatttttttttctaggatttgtaattttcttttcttattttctgactgaacaataaattttcccggttttaattgttcaacgtattctattttacgattaaaatatgttgtgaATAGTGCAGATGAATAGTTGTGGCCTGAGTTGTGGCCCGAGTTGTGGCCTGCGGTATTAATGGAGTTGTGGCCTGGAACCCCTAATTTGAGGGAATGATGACGTAGAGGGGACTTGCGGCCCAAATCCGGGCCAGGGTTCTTCATGCTCTAAGAAATCAGTCAGTTTTTGGACTGTAAAATAAGCACGTGGTAGtaattattccctccgtcccaccaCATGAGTCACATTTTATCTTTTGCGATCCGTCCTACAAAATGAGTTAcagtatatttcattttcaccacaaatggtaagtaggttctacattctattaactcattttactcgcattctattataaaactaataaaaaaatagatcacatattccactaacttttttaatccattattgttttcgttttttaaaattcgtgcctaTACTAAATATGAATCCTATTGTAGAACGGAGGAATTATtagttataacttataagaTCGAGGTAACAGTATGAACTATAGTAGCTATCCAttggaaatttaattaaaaaattcaccGTGAATTAATGAGCTATTGATAGACACAATCCTACCTATTCATTATTGCAATCATGAAAAAAGCTGTGAGCTCGATCTGGAAAAGCAAACGTCACCACCTTATGTTTGTCACTACATTTGTAGAAGTATTCATATAAAGACAAGCTTGGCATGAGAGTACACCTAGTATTTTATTAGAGGTAGGCTTATCACATGCCCACCACTTCTGTCCCTACCAATCACTACTTTCTGTTCACATGTAATTCTTCCAAAATATGCCCACATTCTGGTTATAAATACTTCTCACCGTTTGTAGGCTTAAGCTCATAGTTGTTGGAGATGGAGAAGTTTGAGGTGGAGAAGCACAAAAATGAAGACAGCCCAGATTTCAatggcaagaagaagaagcagctCGGAGGCATTAGGACAATGCCATTCATCCTAGGTGAGATTGCTTTGTGTAATTAACACTACTACTTAATAGGAATGTTAGTTTTTCAATCAAAAGGGTGGTCTTTGCTAGTAATATATCTTCACAAatttactagtagtaataaCAAGTTGATAGATGCAAAAGAAAGTAACAAAATGCATCTTGTGTTGGTACAGCAAATGaaatatgtgacaaatttGCTGCTGCTGGCTTTCATGCCAATATGATCACTTACCTAACTCAGGTGCTCAACCTGCCTCTTGTCAAGGCTTCCAACACCCTCACCAATTTCAGCGGCACGTCGAGCTTCACGCCCCTCGTGGGCGCTTTCATAGCCGACTCCTTCGCAGGCCGCTTTTGGACCATCATCGTCGGCTCCATCATCTACTTGCTGGTCTGCTCTGCCTTCAATcaatcacaaaaaagcataCTATTCTGATTCAAAACTAACcctttttttgtgtgtgtgtgatagGGAATGGTTGCAATTACAGTATCAGCAGTGATGCCTCAGCTCAGACCACCACCATGTCCAAGCCAGGAGAATTGCCAGGAAGCCTCAAGCAAACAGCTCTCGATCCTCTACCTCGCGCTACTCCTAACATCGCTAGGGACGGGTGGCATTAGGCCGTGTGTGATGACATTTGCAGCAGATCAGCTGGAGATGAGCAAAGAGAAAACAGAGTCTAGAAGCTGGAACTTCTTCAACTGGTACTATTTCTGCATGGCAACGGCCTCTCTGCTCGCTGCAACAGTCGTCGTCTACATCCAAGAACACGTCAGCTGGGGCTGGGGGCTCGGAATCCCAACAGCAGCAATGGCAATATCCCTCATAGCATTCCTATTAGGCTCCTCAATGTACAGGAAAATCAAGCCAGGAGGGAGCCCCTATGTCCGAGTGGTACAAGTCATCACAGCAGCCATCAAGAAACGACGCGTCCCTGTCCCTCCCCCAACCACCCTCTACGAGAACAGACACCTCGACGCTCCCATCTCCACCGATGGGAGGCTCCTCCACTCCAATCAACTCAAGTAAGACCTCAAACACTCAAGTTTTTTCCACAATGTGTGATTGTTATATTAACTAACACATTTGATCATTCCGAAGATGGCTAGATCGCGCGGCCGTAGTGGTGGGATCAGAATCAGAATCAACATCAAAACCAAACCTATGGAGGCTAGCAACAGTCCACAGAGTTGAAGAGGTGAAAAGCATGATCAGGCTCCTCCCAATCTGGGGTGCAGGGATACTACACGTGGCCTCGCATTCCCATCTTGGAAGCTTCACAATCGTGCAAGCTCGAAGCATGAACCGCCATCTGTCACCCTCATTCGAAATCCCACCAGCAAGCATGTCCATCTTCAGCACCCTCACAGTCCTCTCCTGCCTCCCCCTCTACGAGCGCCTCTTTGTGCCCCTGGCCCGACGTTTCACAGCCAACCCCACCGGCCTAACCTGCCTGCAGCGGATGGGGGTGGGCTTCGGGATCAACATCCTCGCCACCATCGTCTCTGCACTGatagaaatgaagagaaaagcagcagcagcagatCACAACCTCTTAGACAAACCAACTGCAATAATCCCCATCACAGTTTTCTGGCTAGTCCCGCAGTATTGCCTGCACGGATTGGCCGAGGTGTTCATGTCCGTTGCCCACATGGAGTTTCTCTACGACCAGTCACCCGAGAGCATGAGGAGCTCTGCAGCAGCCCTGTTTTGGATCGCCATCGCGATCGGGAGCTACACGGGCACCCTCATGGTGTCGCTGGTGCACAAATACACCGCGGAATCGGGGAACTGGCTGCCTGATAGGAATCTCAACCGTGGGAAGCTAGACTACTATTACTGGCTTGCCACCGGAATTCAAGTCATAAACATCATATACTTTGTAACATGTGCTTACTTCTATAAGTATAAACCCTTGCAACAGCTCACTGATGAAGGGCAACAACTAGATGTTGAATCTGCTGATGATAACAAGCCATTCCCAACTCCAACTCCTCCTAGCCATGTTTAACAATGCATATTCATCCCAATTgatacaaataaatacaaaattgtCTTGTGATTTGATGTAGATGGTGTAATGGAACTCATGAGTCGACCCAATATTGTTATATTCGAATCaatttatgattatatatatacagaaaTACAAGTAGTATGgctaattattttgtatttcaaACTAAACAATGCATAAGAATTGCTGATAATTAAGGAAGTCTGTGGTTAATCTTGGCTTGCAATCCGCCATTCATCTTGAGCGTCAAAGAGAGCAAATACTGAGGGGAACAAGTCCCCTTCTCCAACAACACTCTTATTTGAAACCTCTCCAAAACAGAAGCAGCAATGGATTTCATCTGAATGTAGGCCAATTCTCTGCCGAGGCATATTCTCGGGCCCCCGTGAAACACCGGGTACTTAAACGGGCTTTCCTGCTTGCAAACTCCGTTTTCCATCCACCGCTCCGGCCGATACTCCAAACAATCCTTCCCCCAAATGCTCTCCATTCTCCCCATCGCATAAGCCGAATACGACATGAACCAATCCTTCCCGATCAACGTCCCGTCCGGCAATACGTCCTCGTTTTTGCAGTTCCTCGTGTCGATCGGCACCGGCGGGTACAGCCTCATCGACTCCGATATCGCCGCCTGCAGATAATGCATCCGCCGCAGCTCCTCGTAGCTGTACACGTCTCCGATCGATTTCCCGCTCTCGCGGCGGATGCTCTCCAATTCGTTCAGAATCTTCGCCTCCACGTCTGGCCGCGACGACAGCAGCCAGAAGAGCCATGACAGAGCCGCTGAAGTCGTGTCGCGGCCGGCGAGGATGAAGCTTATCACGACGTCTCGCAGAAACTCGCCGGAGATGTTGTCGCTCTTGTCTATGAATCTCGATAGCAGGTCTTCGTCTTCGATTTTCTCCTCGTTTCTCTTTTTAATCCTCGCTTCGATTATTTGATCGGCGAATTCGTGCACTGTTGCGATTGCTTCTCGCAGCTTCTTCTCCGATCCGAGATTGAGGAATTTTTTGATTAGGTAGGATCGCGGCACGGCGTAGAGGAATCTGCCGGAGCTGAGATTCGCGGCGGTCTCGAACGCGCGCATGAATTCGGCGCCGGCGGTGGCGTCTCCGCCGAGGCAGGCGGGATCGGTGTTGAAGGCGAGCTTGCAGACGTTATCGAAGGCGAATCGCTCGAGAACGTCTTGCAAATCTATCGTCGCGTTAGTTTCGGCGGCGGATTTGAGGATTGGAATGAGGCGATTGTGGAGCTCGGCGGCGACGTTGTCCATGGCGAAGTTGCGGAGGGATTTGGTGTTGAATTCGTAGCTGGCGGTCTTGCGCTGCATTATCCAGAGGTGGTCGTCGGCGTTGAAGATGCCGGCGCCGAGGAAGTCCTGGAGGAGGGAGATGAAGCGGGGGCCTTTTGGATAGTTGTCGAAGTTGGTTCTGAGCATGTGCTCGACGATTTGGGGGTTGGCGGTGATGACGCCGTGGACCTTGCCAGGGCGGCGGAAGACGGAGGTGTTGGTGGGGCAGCGGGCTAGGGTTTCGGCGTTCCAGTCGTAGAAGCGGTGGCGGTTGAGGATGAAATCCGGGAGGGTTCCGACGAGGGGGTAGAGCTTGTAGCCGTGAGGGGCGGTTTTGTTGGATTTGCGACGGAGGAAGAGGTGGAGAGAaaggagagagaggagaaggaTGGGTAGAAGAGAGATGATCGCCATTGTTGGTTTTTAGTTGCAGAGTTTTTGGGTAAGATAGAGAGGGTTTAGGGATATAGTGGTGTTGGTTGGATGTggtataatttcaaaataaataaattatcttcATCTCATTATTTCCCTAATCTATTTTTGcaaagttttaaatttgtgtATATTTGATTTGGAGTaaaagtcaaataaaataattgagtaaAGTCAGGCTAGATTTTTTAGATCAAGGTTTGTGATTTTGTGaaccaattaattttattaaatttcctatttaaaatattcattgcatataataaatgtatattaattagataaatGAATATGGTCATTTggatatttcttaaaataaagcacattgaatatttgattaCATGCATTTGAcgtaataagaaaattaaatgtgtaataaatactactacctccgtccacgaaaatttattccattttttcatttccgtacgtcccccaaaatttgtcccatttcacttttaccatttttggtagtggactccatattccattaactcattcctactaacaatttattactccctccgtccgcgaataggagtcccaatTGAGTTGGGtgtgagttttaagaaaagtttgagtgtaataatttaagtgtgtgatagtggaatgtgggacccatttatattattatttgcaatcaaagtggattaaaattaattgcagcttctaaattaagggaaaagtggggtcattttttatactcccaagataaaatgtctaaccggaactcctaatggcggacggatgaaaatggccaaccggggctcctattcgcggacggaggagaataaaactaatactttaaaagtagatcccacaatccactaactttttcaactcattttccattacatttcttaaaactcgtgtccggtcaaaccgggacgaattttcgtggacggaggtaatatgatttaaaataagaaattttgtgagagaaattgtaaaagaattaattctaaataagGTTATCGGTCTCTAAAATTACTATAGACTTTGGcttcatttgatattttccatgAACTTAAAAATTGGTCGGAAAAATCAAGAACTTAGAACACATGCAATGGGCAAGCAAAAATGGTTCGGTCTCGTCTAGCCAAGATGAGACGGTGGCGAAACCCCATTGCGGGTGGCTCATTGCACGAAGGTTCTCAGTGTGGCGGTGTGGGGAGGTGGGGAGCGAGACTGCGCACCACCCCCACGTGGTGCGCTGCTACTAGGGGGTAATGCCCATTCGCGGCCCTGCGAGGGTGTGACGTTATCAGCGGCGGATCCAGGTGGGGTCGAGCGGGGTCAGCCGACCCCACCATCGGACACGGAGTGTCGCCGGAAAGTTCATTTCATCAGGCTCCGACCCTACGGCGTTTGCGTCCCGTCCCCGCCTCACGCAGTGTGAGATGAGACTGAGCAGAGATAAAAGAAGGAAGTGAGCAAGAGAGAGTCCGGAATCTCCCATCATATCACGGCAGGGGAGGCGCTATCGAGaatgaagaaggaaagaaggaAAGGAAGTACAATGCATCAAAAAAGATACTCGATGCCTGCACAATTTGTGAAAGATTAAATATCTTAGCTTATAATTGTAAAATgggttttgagttttattttctctatttatttgtattaattcTCATAAGTCCATTAAAAACatattctattctaataattttcattagtgttaaatggagtatatttttttatagatcaataaataaacttatctaaaataaacaaCATCTACATaggaaatatttcataatttcttcaaattttagttttataatttaaatttccaaCCTTATCATTCATATATATTccaatagtattttttatttttaaaaatttgggaTGCTACAGAAAAGGTATACTCTTTTAGTCTCACCATAAGGGTtgtgtatttctttttgggacgTCCTAATAAATTCAAGTcacttttttagtaaaatataacacAATTACTCTATCGtactttattatctatttgttttttgtttcatcacatattttattttttctccatttaactctctatatatcattttactttaattccattaaaaaaaacgtttCACTTATAgcgggacgaaggaagtatgatgtttttagaatatcaatactcatataaattatttaaattgaaatatatatttataaaaaaattaattgaaaataattattttaattatttattatctaaTTCGACCCCACGATATTTAGTTTCTGGATACCATTGCAAactattaattagaaaatataaaaaatttgtgtgagaaattataaagaattaaaattctaagtaaGGCGGCCTAGAATCATAGACTTTTTGTATTTTCCATATACTCCCTATATCCAAGGTAGTTGATGCACTTTTTTTGGGCATGAGATTTAAGATATGTGGAGTAGAATTTAGAGTAGAGagtgtaaagtaagagatgagaatgagagaaatatagtatgagagaggattaagtttttgccaaaaaaaaaatgacccAACTATCTTGtaacaatccaaaaaggaatacgactcaactatgTTAGAACGGATGGAGcgtataaaatttgatcagAAAGAATCATGAACTTATTGCTTGTAGTGAATTTCCCATTAATAGGGTAAAAGCATCGTGGAAAATTCACTGCAAAACAttaagtttataatttatgcaacaaattttaaagtttttggaAAGTACTAAATTTCAgttaaagtttgtgattttaaaGACTAAGTATCCATAACTAACTAATTTGATATAAGAACTACAATTTGGtaagtatttattaaaaaaacctATTGATGTTAAGTTCTTGTAGCAATAAGGTGATGCGGTCACCCTGGCCGTCCCCACACCCCGGCCTGACAGTTTGTGAGAGGGTTCAA is drawn from Salvia hispanica cultivar TCC Black 2014 chromosome 6, UniMelb_Shisp_WGS_1.0, whole genome shotgun sequence and contains these coding sequences:
- the LOC125194649 gene encoding uncharacterized protein LOC125194649: MDWFNSDQRQMDDFVNSQNWQVPPTPDPDATPSPGPPTNVDMESPVSTDEYDISDMEPAPRRGKGKVADEDGPKKYSPQETMWLAKNYVDVSEDAVIGNQQSGKAFWQRIADKYNAGRPEGSFERTYVKLRKHWGRVQKEINKWNGKWTNVVRMWPSGHNEMDLVDKAKLVEKSPKYTGGAEAAAKRTKVAAGHYTSSEGGPPIDLNVTDDDFFLSSPGTESRPMGTKAAKRKAKGKATASYSAMPPPPPNPSLDKISDFMSDMSITLRMGQLTELTSRDTSRMSEYELELHREMIEYLRAQMKKK
- the LOC125193728 gene encoding protein NRT1/ PTR FAMILY 3.1-like isoform X2; this translates as MVAITVSAVMPQLRPPPCPSQENCQEASSKQLSILYLALLLTSLGTGGIRPCVMTFAADQLEMSKEKTESRSWNFFNWYYFCMATASLLAATVVVYIQEHVSWGWGLGIPTAAMAISLIAFLLGSSMYRKIKPGGSPYVRVVQVITAAIKKRRVPVPPPTTLYENRHLDAPISTDGRLLHSNQLKWLDRAAVVVGSESESTSKPNLWRLATVHRVEEVKSMIRLLPIWGAGILHVASHSHLGSFTIVQARSMNRHLSPSFEIPPASMSIFSTLTVLSCLPLYERLFVPLARRFTANPTGLTCLQRMGVGFGINILATIVSALIEMKRKAAAADHNLLDKPTAIIPITVFWLVPQYCLHGLAEVFMSVAHMEFLYDQSPESMRSSAAALFWIAIAIGSYTGTLMVSLVHKYTAESGNWLPDRNLNRGKLDYYYWLATGIQVINIIYFVTCAYFYKYKPLQQLTDEGQQLDVESADDNKPFPTPTPPSHV
- the LOC125193729 gene encoding cytochrome P450 94B3-like produces the protein MAIISLLPILLLSLLSLHLFLRRKSNKTAPHGYKLYPLVGTLPDFILNRHRFYDWNAETLARCPTNTSVFRRPGKVHGVITANPQIVEHMLRTNFDNYPKGPRFISLLQDFLGAGIFNADDHLWIMQRKTASYEFNTKSLRNFAMDNVAAELHNRLIPILKSAAETNATIDLQDVLERFAFDNVCKLAFNTDPACLGGDATAGAEFMRAFETAANLSSGRFLYAVPRSYLIKKFLNLGSEKKLREAIATVHEFADQIIEARIKKRNEEKIEDEDLLSRFIDKSDNISGEFLRDVVISFILAGRDTTSAALSWLFWLLSSRPDVEAKILNELESIRRESGKSIGDVYSYEELRRMHYLQAAISESMRLYPPVPIDTRNCKNEDVLPDGTLIGKDWFMSYSAYAMGRMESIWGKDCLEYRPERWMENGVCKQESPFKYPVFHGGPRICLGRELAYIQMKSIAASVLERFQIRVLLEKGTCSPQYLLSLTLKMNGGLQAKINHRLP
- the LOC125193728 gene encoding protein NRT1/ PTR FAMILY 3.1-like isoform X1, with product MEKFEVEKHKNEDSPDFNGKKKKQLGGIRTMPFILANEICDKFAAAGFHANMITYLTQVLNLPLVKASNTLTNFSGTSSFTPLVGAFIADSFAGRFWTIIVGSIIYLLGMVAITVSAVMPQLRPPPCPSQENCQEASSKQLSILYLALLLTSLGTGGIRPCVMTFAADQLEMSKEKTESRSWNFFNWYYFCMATASLLAATVVVYIQEHVSWGWGLGIPTAAMAISLIAFLLGSSMYRKIKPGGSPYVRVVQVITAAIKKRRVPVPPPTTLYENRHLDAPISTDGRLLHSNQLKWLDRAAVVVGSESESTSKPNLWRLATVHRVEEVKSMIRLLPIWGAGILHVASHSHLGSFTIVQARSMNRHLSPSFEIPPASMSIFSTLTVLSCLPLYERLFVPLARRFTANPTGLTCLQRMGVGFGINILATIVSALIEMKRKAAAADHNLLDKPTAIIPITVFWLVPQYCLHGLAEVFMSVAHMEFLYDQSPESMRSSAAALFWIAIAIGSYTGTLMVSLVHKYTAESGNWLPDRNLNRGKLDYYYWLATGIQVINIIYFVTCAYFYKYKPLQQLTDEGQQLDVESADDNKPFPTPTPPSHV